A single Trichocoleus sp. FACHB-46 DNA region contains:
- a CDS encoding divergent PAP2 family protein, whose protein sequence is MQDFADILDNRVLIVALVSCLVAQVLKVIVELAKNRKLNIRALVETGGMPSAHSALVSALATGVGQIVGWATPEFAIAFIFAIIVMYDAAGVRQAAGKQARILNQIIDEVLHEQYEFTEARLKELLGHTPVQVFVGSALGVAISWFAVPMLGRGV, encoded by the coding sequence ATGCAGGACTTTGCCGACATCCTAGACAACCGGGTGCTGATCGTTGCGCTTGTGTCTTGTCTTGTAGCTCAGGTCTTAAAAGTGATCGTTGAACTTGCCAAAAATCGCAAGTTAAATATTCGCGCTCTTGTAGAGACGGGCGGTATGCCTAGTGCCCACTCTGCTCTAGTTTCAGCTCTGGCAACTGGCGTAGGCCAAATCGTAGGCTGGGCTACACCAGAGTTTGCGATCGCCTTTATCTTCGCCATTATTGTGATGTACGACGCGGCTGGTGTGCGCCAAGCTGCGGGTAAACAAGCGCGGATTTTGAATCAAATTATTGATGAAGTCCTGCACGAACAATACGAGTTTACAGAAGCCCGCTTGAAAGAGTTGTTAGGCCATACTCCTGTGCAAGTTTTCGTGGGTTCAGCGCTGGGCGTCGCGATTTCTTGGTTTGCCGTACCGATGTTAGGTCGAGGCGTATAG
- a CDS encoding MgPME-cyclase complex family protein translates to MQTYYYLVASQRFLFEEEPFHEVLEERHRYYREQEKEIDFWLVKQPAFLEAPELAPVKAKCPQSPVAVISTNPQFITWLKLRLEFVLTGEFQAPSTSIPDPLASLASVS, encoded by the coding sequence ATGCAAACCTACTATTACCTCGTCGCTAGCCAGCGTTTTTTATTCGAAGAAGAACCCTTTCATGAAGTTCTAGAAGAGCGGCATCGCTATTATCGCGAACAAGAAAAGGAAATTGATTTTTGGTTGGTGAAACAACCTGCATTTCTAGAAGCTCCAGAGCTGGCACCGGTGAAGGCGAAGTGCCCTCAGTCTCCGGTTGCGGTGATTTCTACGAATCCTCAATTCATTACTTGGCTTAAACTGCGTTTAGAGTTTGTTTTGACAGGAGAGTTTCAGGCTCCTAGCACCTCTATCCCTGACCCGCTTGCTTCTCTAGCATCGGTATCCTAA
- the folD gene encoding bifunctional methylenetetrahydrofolate dehydrogenase/methenyltetrahydrofolate cyclohydrolase FolD produces the protein MQSHGAQLIDGKALAQKIQAELAQQIQSLQAQYGRPPGLAVLMVGDNPASAAYVRGKEKACTNVGMASFGQHLPATTTQAELEQIIQALNHDERVDGILIQLPLPEHLDGVALLNQLDPDKDADGLHPVNLGRLVRSEPGLRSCTPAGVMELLKEYQIDPKGKHAVVIGRSILVGKPIALMLLEADATVAIAHSKTPDLASVIRNADIVVAAVGRPEMITANMVKPGAVVIDVGINRVTNAEGKSRLVGDVHFDSVKTVASAITPVPGGVGPMTVAMLLQNTVWSYIQRHQGVQQAP, from the coding sequence ATGCAATCTCACGGCGCTCAACTCATCGACGGTAAAGCTCTCGCTCAAAAAATTCAAGCAGAGCTGGCTCAACAAATTCAGTCGCTTCAAGCTCAGTACGGTCGCCCTCCAGGTTTAGCAGTGCTGATGGTGGGCGACAACCCTGCCAGTGCTGCCTATGTGCGAGGCAAAGAAAAAGCTTGCACAAATGTAGGCATGGCTTCTTTTGGCCAGCATTTACCTGCGACTACGACCCAAGCAGAGCTAGAGCAAATCATTCAAGCACTAAACCACGATGAGCGAGTGGATGGCATTCTGATTCAGCTACCCCTGCCAGAGCATTTGGATGGTGTGGCGCTGCTGAACCAACTCGACCCTGACAAAGATGCCGATGGCTTGCATCCAGTCAACTTGGGTCGCTTGGTTCGGAGTGAGCCAGGGCTTCGCAGTTGCACACCTGCGGGTGTGATGGAGCTGTTGAAAGAATATCAAATCGATCCCAAAGGCAAACATGCCGTAGTAATTGGTCGCAGTATTTTGGTCGGCAAACCAATCGCGCTGATGCTACTCGAAGCCGATGCCACAGTCGCGATCGCCCACTCCAAAACGCCAGATCTCGCTTCAGTGATTCGCAATGCCGATATTGTCGTCGCTGCGGTCGGTCGTCCAGAAATGATTACGGCTAACATGGTGAAGCCAGGAGCCGTCGTGATTGATGTGGGGATTAACCGCGTCACCAATGCTGAGGGCAAGAGCCGCTTAGTCGGAGATGTCCACTTTGACTCGGTTAAGACCGTTGCCAGTGCCATTACCCCCGTTCCGGGTGGGGTTGGTCCCATGACTGTGGCCATGTTACTGCAAAATACTGTGTGGAGTTATATCCAACGTCATCAAGGCGTGCAACAAGCCCCGTAG
- a CDS encoding HNH endonuclease family protein, with product MPSNALDKVFNTLYREIKERWSGDLVSTLRQVLLGLQLTQVWPDDDSLRRSIVEERLYTDRRNDRVKLILESLAENLSKEQIKTESLSVEHIMPQTLTDEWRAMLGANANEQYEKWLHTLGNLTLTAYNPELSNKPFAEKLEYLSEKSSFALNQYFRNVNAWNASEIQRRGHKLAEIAVQVWPR from the coding sequence ATGCCATCTAACGCATTGGATAAGGTTTTTAATACTTTGTATCGTGAAATAAAAGAGCGCTGGTCTGGTGACTTAGTAAGTACATTGCGTCAAGTTTTACTAGGTTTACAACTAACTCAAGTTTGGCCTGATGATGACTCATTAAGGCGCAGTATTGTTGAAGAAAGATTATATACAGATAGACGCAACGATCGAGTAAAACTCATATTAGAAAGCCTTGCTGAAAATTTATCGAAGGAGCAAATAAAAACGGAGAGTCTCTCTGTCGAGCACATAATGCCTCAAACATTGACGGATGAATGGCGGGCTATGCTTGGAGCTAATGCTAACGAGCAATATGAAAAATGGCTGCACACTCTAGGGAATCTAACTCTTACTGCCTACAATCCTGAACTCTCAAATAAGCCATTTGCGGAAAAATTAGAATACCTGAGTGAGAAGAGTAGCTTTGCTCTGAACCAATATTTTAGAAATGTAAATGCTTGGAACGCATCCGAAATTCAGCGACGTGGACATAAATTAGCCGAGATTGCTGTTCAAGTTTGGCCTCGTTAG
- the crtE gene encoding geranylgeranyl diphosphate synthase CrtE: MVLTDETHLSQPQSPFDLSAYLSEWQVQVEAALDHSIEVVYPEKIYEAMRYSLMAGGKRLRPILCLATCTLLGGTADMAMPTACALEMVHTMSLIHDDLPAMDNDDYRRGKLTNHKVYGEDIAILAGDGLLAYAFEFIATQTRNVPAEQVLKVIARLGRAVGAAGLVGGQVVDLESEGRSDVSLETLNFIHNHKTAALLEASVISGALLAGAAEADLQRLSCYAQNIGLAFQIVDDVLDITATQEELGKTAGKDLQAQKATYPSFWGIEESRNQAQRLVESAKAELATYGAKAQPLMAIADFITARTH, encoded by the coding sequence ATGGTCTTGACTGATGAAACACATTTGTCCCAACCGCAATCCCCTTTTGATCTATCAGCCTATCTGAGCGAATGGCAAGTTCAGGTTGAAGCAGCACTCGACCATTCTATTGAGGTCGTTTACCCTGAAAAGATTTATGAGGCCATGCGTTACTCCTTGATGGCAGGAGGAAAGCGCTTACGCCCGATTTTGTGTCTAGCGACTTGCACCTTGCTCGGCGGCACAGCAGACATGGCAATGCCAACCGCCTGCGCCTTGGAAATGGTGCACACCATGTCCCTGATCCACGATGACCTCCCCGCAATGGATAACGATGATTATCGACGGGGTAAGTTGACCAACCACAAAGTTTACGGTGAAGACATTGCGATCTTGGCAGGTGACGGACTTCTTGCCTATGCCTTTGAATTTATTGCCACTCAAACTCGCAATGTCCCCGCTGAACAGGTTCTCAAAGTAATTGCTCGTTTAGGTCGAGCGGTCGGGGCGGCTGGATTAGTGGGAGGCCAAGTCGTAGATCTAGAGTCCGAAGGACGCTCTGATGTCTCTCTGGAAACTCTCAATTTCATTCACAACCATAAGACTGCCGCTTTACTAGAGGCATCTGTCATTTCCGGGGCTTTGCTAGCAGGAGCCGCAGAGGCCGATCTGCAACGGCTGTCTTGCTACGCCCAAAACATCGGTTTAGCTTTCCAGATCGTCGATGATGTGTTGGATATCACGGCGACCCAGGAAGAGTTGGGTAAAACCGCAGGCAAGGATCTCCAAGCTCAAAAAGCCACATATCCCAGCTTTTGGGGAATTGAAGAATCTAGAAACCAAGCTCAGCGACTGGTGGAATCGGCCAAAGCAGAGTTGGCTACCTACGGTGCCAAAGCTCAACCACTGATGGCGATCGCAGACTTCATCACTGCTCGTACCCATTAA
- a CDS encoding GFA family protein has translation MQKPSTYAGGCHCGAVRFQVKVARHEAVDCNCSICRKKGFLHLIVPPEDFTLLAGSEELTTYTFNTSTAKHLFCRTCGIHAFYRPRSHPNDFDVNVRCLDGDVLAKFQITPFNGSQWEENIDQLHSELNSDTNIFGR, from the coding sequence ATGCAGAAACCTAGTACTTACGCAGGTGGTTGCCATTGTGGGGCAGTTCGCTTCCAGGTCAAGGTCGCTCGGCATGAAGCTGTTGACTGTAACTGCTCAATTTGTCGCAAAAAAGGATTTCTCCATTTGATTGTGCCGCCGGAAGACTTTACGTTGCTAGCTGGCTCTGAGGAACTAACAACGTATACCTTTAATACGAGTACAGCCAAACATCTGTTCTGCCGTACCTGCGGGATTCATGCCTTTTATCGGCCTCGCTCTCATCCCAACGATTTTGATGTGAATGTACGCTGTCTTGACGGTGATGTGTTGGCAAAGTTTCAAATTACACCGTTCAATGGCAGCCAGTGGGAGGAAAATATTGACCAGCTGCACTCAGAGTTAAACTCAGACACGAACATTTTTGGTCGTTAA
- a CDS encoding NUDIX hydrolase: protein MTANSAPSENQAVSGTVNDARRAVAIAILYRDNQFLLQLRDDIPGIPYPGYWAFFGGHLEPGETPEEAIQRELLEEIGYQPPALTKFGIYADDKVVRHVFQGPLTVGIEALVLGEGWDFGFFTIEDIKRGDRYSEIAQQVRPLGPPHQKILLDFLSHPCNP from the coding sequence ATGACTGCTAATTCAGCCCCATCGGAAAACCAGGCAGTGTCGGGAACTGTCAATGACGCTCGTCGCGCTGTCGCGATCGCCATTCTGTATCGAGACAATCAATTTTTGCTACAACTACGAGATGACATTCCTGGCATTCCCTACCCTGGCTACTGGGCCTTTTTTGGGGGTCACTTAGAACCGGGTGAAACTCCAGAGGAAGCCATACAACGAGAATTACTGGAAGAAATTGGCTACCAACCGCCCGCATTAACAAAATTTGGCATTTATGCGGACGATAAGGTGGTACGGCATGTATTTCAGGGACCACTAACGGTTGGGATAGAGGCTCTAGTTTTGGGTGAGGGTTGGGATTTTGGTTTCTTTACCATCGAAGATATTAAACGAGGTGATCGCTACTCTGAAATTGCTCAGCAAGTCCGTCCGCTTGGCCCGCCCCACCAGAAAATTTTGCTCGATTTCCTGTCACATCCGTGCAATCCCTAG
- the mutS gene encoding DNA mismatch repair protein MutS, translating into MTVSPAASAVPDPTNGLPERLAKHTVRYADHRSVNREELTPMFRQYVDVKDQYPHAILLYRVGDFFECFFQDAIAVARELELVLTSKEGGKEVGRVPMSGIPHHALDRYSAQLVEKGYAIAICDQVEDASEAQGLVRREVTRVLTPGTVIEDGMLNARRNNFLAAVVIAGSHWGLAYADISTGEFLTAQSSELDQLTQELMRLQPSEVLLPTNAPDLGGLLRPGETSEHLPDCLPTQFCYTLRSQTPFTIGEAKPRLMQQFKVRSLEGLGCEHLPLSIRAAGGLLEYLEDTQKETQIPLQFLRTYTLTDYLILDHQSRRNLEITQTVRDGTFHGSLLWALDETVTAMGSRTLRRWLLQPLLDIKGIQARQDTIQELVENGALREDLQRLLRQIYDLERLAGRAGSGTANARDLVALADSFEKLPDLASLVATARSPYLKALQTVPPLLEQLGENLHAHLVDSPPLYLTEGNLIRPGVEPQLDTMRQQSEDDVQWLKDLEQQERERTGIPTLKVSYNKTFGYYISISRAKAEQAPKDYIRKQTLTNEERYITPELKEREARMLTAQEDQKRLEYEIFLGLRSQVGEQADLIRTVAKAVAAADVLSALAEIAVYRGYCRPEMAVGREVTIVEGRHPVVERSLPAGFFVPNSTELGQEASGAVPDLVILTGPNASGKSCYLRQVGLIQLMAQVGSFVPAQAATLGVCDRIFTRVGAVDDLATGQSTFMVEMNETANILNHATPRSLVLLDEIGRGTATFDGLSIAWAVAEHLASEIRARTIFATHYHELNELASILTNVANYQVTVKELPDQIIFLHQVRPGGADRSYGIEAGRLAGLPGSVIQRARQVMSQIEKHSRIAIGLRKGSQVENASREKNGKSPATQPTEQLDIFGA; encoded by the coding sequence ATGACCGTGTCTCCCGCTGCATCTGCTGTTCCTGACCCCACCAATGGCTTGCCAGAGCGACTAGCCAAGCACACCGTTCGCTATGCCGATCATCGCTCTGTGAATCGGGAAGAGTTGACCCCGATGTTTCGGCAGTATGTGGACGTGAAAGACCAGTATCCCCATGCCATTCTGCTGTATCGAGTAGGCGACTTTTTTGAGTGCTTTTTCCAAGATGCGATCGCCGTGGCGCGGGAATTGGAACTAGTGCTGACGAGCAAAGAAGGGGGCAAAGAGGTGGGGCGGGTGCCAATGTCTGGCATTCCTCACCATGCCCTTGATCGCTACTCTGCCCAGCTTGTGGAGAAAGGCTACGCGATCGCCATTTGTGACCAAGTCGAAGATGCTTCAGAAGCACAGGGTTTAGTACGACGAGAAGTCACCCGCGTCCTCACTCCTGGCACCGTAATCGAAGATGGCATGCTGAATGCCCGTCGCAACAACTTCTTAGCCGCAGTCGTGATTGCAGGCAGTCATTGGGGCTTAGCCTATGCCGATATTTCTACTGGAGAATTTTTAACCGCACAATCCAGCGAACTGGATCAACTGACCCAGGAATTGATGCGGTTGCAACCTTCAGAAGTGCTGCTTCCCACTAACGCACCTGATCTGGGCGGGCTGTTGCGTCCCGGCGAAACTTCCGAACATCTGCCTGATTGCTTGCCAACTCAGTTTTGCTACACTCTGCGATCGCAAACCCCGTTCACGATTGGGGAAGCCAAGCCTAGGTTGATGCAGCAGTTTAAGGTGCGATCGCTGGAAGGCTTGGGCTGTGAGCATTTGCCATTGAGTATTCGGGCGGCGGGGGGCTTGCTGGAGTATCTGGAAGACACGCAGAAGGAAACTCAAATTCCGCTGCAATTCCTCCGCACCTATACCCTGACCGACTACTTAATTTTGGATCATCAAAGTCGGCGCAATTTAGAAATTACTCAAACCGTTAGGGATGGCACGTTTCATGGCTCTTTGTTGTGGGCCTTGGATGAGACAGTAACAGCGATGGGTAGTCGCACGTTGCGTCGTTGGTTACTACAGCCATTACTAGACATCAAAGGGATTCAGGCCCGTCAAGACACGATTCAAGAATTGGTAGAAAATGGGGCGCTGCGAGAAGATTTACAGCGTTTACTGCGTCAAATTTACGACTTGGAGCGGCTGGCAGGACGAGCAGGTTCTGGAACAGCGAATGCACGGGATTTGGTCGCTCTTGCCGACTCCTTTGAGAAGTTACCAGACTTGGCCAGCTTGGTGGCGACTGCGCGATCGCCTTACCTCAAGGCATTACAAACCGTACCCCCACTCCTAGAGCAGTTAGGGGAAAACCTGCACGCACATTTGGTTGATTCACCACCGCTGTACCTGACAGAAGGCAACCTAATTCGTCCGGGTGTAGAGCCACAGTTGGACACCATGCGTCAGCAATCAGAAGATGATGTGCAATGGCTGAAAGATTTAGAGCAGCAGGAAAGAGAGCGTACAGGTATTCCGACGCTGAAGGTCAGCTACAACAAAACTTTTGGCTACTACATCAGCATTTCCCGTGCCAAGGCTGAACAAGCACCCAAAGACTACATCCGCAAGCAAACGCTGACCAACGAAGAGCGCTATATTACGCCAGAGCTGAAGGAACGCGAAGCCCGAATGCTGACGGCCCAGGAAGACCAGAAGCGGTTGGAATACGAGATTTTCCTAGGGTTGCGATCGCAAGTTGGCGAACAAGCTGACTTGATCCGCACGGTGGCGAAAGCGGTAGCAGCGGCAGATGTGTTGTCTGCGTTGGCAGAGATTGCGGTTTATCGCGGGTATTGCCGTCCTGAGATGGCTGTGGGTCGGGAAGTCACTATCGTTGAGGGTCGCCATCCTGTGGTGGAGCGATCGTTACCCGCCGGCTTTTTTGTGCCAAATTCAACGGAACTGGGGCAAGAAGCATCAGGAGCAGTCCCTGATTTAGTGATTCTCACCGGACCCAACGCCAGTGGCAAGAGCTGTTATCTGCGGCAAGTGGGACTGATTCAACTGATGGCGCAGGTGGGTAGTTTTGTGCCAGCGCAGGCAGCCACGTTGGGTGTGTGCGATCGCATCTTTACCCGTGTGGGAGCGGTGGATGATCTAGCCACAGGTCAATCCACGTTCATGGTGGAAATGAACGAAACGGCGAATATTCTCAACCACGCAACGCCGCGATCGCTGGTTTTATTGGATGAAATTGGTCGAGGCACCGCTACCTTTGATGGTCTCTCGATTGCTTGGGCCGTGGCTGAACACTTAGCTAGCGAAATTCGCGCCCGCACCATTTTTGCCACTCATTATCACGAACTGAATGAACTCGCTTCGATCCTGACTAACGTGGCGAATTATCAGGTGACGGTGAAAGAGCTACCCGACCAAATTATCTTTTTACATCAAGTGCGACCAGGAGGAGCCGATCGCTCTTATGGCATTGAAGCAGGACGCTTGGCAGGTCTCCCAGGTTCAGTGATTCAGCGGGCTAGACAGGTGATGAGCCAGATTGAAAAACATTCCCGGATCGCGATCGGACTCCGCAAAGGAAGTCAGGTAGAAAATGCGAGTCGAGAGAAAAACGGTAAATCTCCAGCGACTCAACCAACTGAACAATTGGATATTTTTGGTGCTTAG
- a CDS encoding Hpt domain-containing protein, producing the protein MQMEKQKQQQILGYFIEEAKEHLETLESGLLDLRSTVADSERLNELFRAAHSIKGGAAMLGFTSIHKIGHRLEDSFKLLQEHPLTVDQQLESFFLKGFDALKELVDCLQGPFGLRDEDADQILQESEPAFSELQDYLNRLIGVDIKSTVAAAQSAKPKASAQPQAQSANSANNLTAQVTVGLKQMLQLFKQKESAASRQQLQALCARLLQLGKGVNAWQNLVKTAQAAIANPKNSYQVLAPLVIKELKEASALVQTGRADEVAPSQQLRRLAAVPEPVRYIPESTAPAMFMEPRLTAKALIQAFNKQQLTEIAELLLKAAK; encoded by the coding sequence ATGCAAATGGAGAAGCAAAAGCAGCAGCAAATCTTAGGTTACTTCATTGAAGAGGCAAAAGAACACCTCGAAACTCTGGAAAGCGGGCTGCTGGATTTACGCTCTACAGTGGCAGATTCAGAGCGATTGAATGAGCTATTTCGCGCAGCCCACTCCATCAAAGGGGGGGCAGCAATGCTAGGCTTCACCAGCATTCACAAAATAGGCCATCGCCTAGAAGACTCTTTTAAGTTATTACAAGAGCACCCCCTCACCGTTGATCAACAACTAGAATCGTTTTTCCTTAAAGGTTTTGATGCTTTAAAGGAATTAGTTGATTGCCTTCAAGGGCCATTTGGTCTGAGAGATGAAGATGCCGACCAGATTTTGCAAGAGTCAGAACCCGCGTTTAGCGAGCTGCAAGACTATCTGAATCGCCTTATTGGTGTGGACATCAAATCGACTGTTGCAGCTGCTCAGTCTGCCAAACCTAAAGCTTCTGCTCAACCTCAGGCTCAATCTGCAAATTCAGCCAATAATTTGACTGCCCAGGTTACAGTAGGCCTGAAGCAGATGCTGCAATTGTTTAAGCAAAAAGAATCAGCTGCTAGCCGCCAACAGTTACAAGCTTTGTGTGCTCGCTTGTTGCAATTGGGCAAAGGAGTTAATGCTTGGCAGAACTTAGTCAAAACGGCTCAAGCCGCGATCGCCAATCCTAAGAACTCCTATCAAGTTCTAGCGCCTCTAGTAATTAAGGAGCTAAAAGAAGCGAGTGCTTTGGTCCAGACAGGCAGAGCAGATGAAGTAGCACCTAGTCAACAGCTACGTCGTCTTGCCGCAGTGCCAGAACCTGTGCGCTATATTCCTGAATCTACTGCTCCAGCTATGTTTATGGAACCCAGACTTACTGCTAAAGCGCTAATTCAGGCTTTCAATAAACAGCAATTGACTGAGATTGCCGAGCTACTGCTTAAAGCTGCTAAGTAG
- a CDS encoding M48 family metallopeptidase, which translates to MKSRSLQPQLANLPNYKVRESHKAKHVNLKISPHHGLEVVVPKGFDHRRIPEILQKKQKWIDKIARQFEAQQEFLTPTAADQGVTEIVLQAIAETWRVEYVPTSNPHVVVTEKPGQQLQVRGAITHTDLCHKALCKWLAHKARTHLVPWLRTVSHEVQLPFEQASVRGQKTRWASCSQNKMISLNYKLLFLPPEVVCYVFVHELCHTIHMNHSAAFWQLVGEKDPNYEQLDAELHNIWRYVPVWVEH; encoded by the coding sequence ATGAAGTCGCGATCGCTGCAACCGCAACTGGCGAATCTACCCAACTATAAAGTTCGAGAAAGCCATAAAGCGAAGCATGTCAACCTCAAAATCTCGCCCCATCACGGCTTAGAGGTTGTTGTCCCCAAAGGATTTGATCACCGTCGTATTCCCGAAATTTTACAAAAAAAACAAAAGTGGATTGATAAGATTGCTCGGCAATTTGAAGCGCAGCAAGAGTTTTTAACTCCCACTGCTGCTGATCAGGGAGTGACTGAGATTGTGTTACAGGCGATCGCGGAGACTTGGCGAGTGGAGTATGTCCCCACCTCTAATCCTCACGTTGTCGTAACAGAAAAGCCAGGACAGCAATTACAGGTGAGAGGGGCCATTACCCATACAGACCTCTGCCACAAAGCATTGTGCAAATGGCTCGCTCACAAAGCTCGCACTCATCTGGTGCCTTGGTTACGAACGGTTAGTCACGAAGTTCAGCTACCGTTTGAGCAAGCTTCGGTCAGAGGCCAAAAAACTCGTTGGGCTAGCTGTTCCCAAAACAAGATGATTAGCCTCAACTACAAGCTGCTATTTCTACCTCCAGAAGTGGTGTGCTATGTGTTTGTGCACGAGTTGTGCCACACCATCCACATGAATCACTCTGCTGCGTTTTGGCAATTAGTGGGCGAAAAAGATCCAAATTATGAGCAGTTGGATGCTGAATTGCACAACATTTGGCGCTATGTGCCTGTGTGGGTAGAGCATTAA
- a CDS encoding actin-binding WH2 domain-containing protein: MNYFTVLITLLRDRENFVDEIHHKARLKTKITALLISSSIFLAIYGGIIGAFASPLQVFSSAIKLPALYLITLIICLPTLYFFNAFFGSKQSISQSLALLLTAISITAVLLFSFAPVTLFFLITIRNYQFFILLNVVIFALTGFIGISYLYQIMRPESEQLELSPVTSGTLVEEKAESDFVVVDADQKSKKRVIKNVDPAVKTRTNILRFWLGLYAFVGCQLAWTLRPFFGAPGQAFELFRPREGNFYLSVIQSLLEILTN; this comes from the coding sequence ATGAACTACTTCACCGTATTAATTACGCTGCTTCGCGATCGCGAGAATTTTGTCGATGAAATTCATCACAAAGCTCGCCTAAAAACCAAGATTACGGCTTTACTAATTTCTAGTTCAATTTTTCTGGCAATCTATGGAGGAATTATTGGCGCTTTTGCTAGCCCGTTGCAAGTTTTTTCCTCTGCAATTAAGCTGCCTGCCCTTTATTTGATTACACTCATCATTTGTTTGCCAACACTCTACTTTTTTAATGCTTTCTTTGGTTCAAAACAAAGTATTAGTCAAAGCTTGGCTCTCCTACTAACCGCTATTTCGATTACGGCAGTACTCTTATTTAGCTTTGCTCCTGTCACGTTATTTTTTCTGATTACAATTCGCAATTACCAATTCTTTATTCTATTAAATGTAGTAATTTTCGCCCTCACGGGATTCATCGGCATCTCCTATCTCTATCAAATCATGCGGCCTGAGTCTGAACAGCTAGAACTTTCTCCAGTCACCTCAGGTACTCTAGTTGAGGAAAAAGCTGAAAGTGATTTTGTGGTAGTAGATGCAGACCAAAAGTCAAAGAAAAGAGTTATTAAAAATGTAGATCCAGCAGTTAAAACTCGTACTAATATCTTGCGCTTCTGGTTAGGATTATATGCTTTTGTGGGTTGTCAACTAGCTTGGACACTACGCCCTTTCTTCGGCGCTCCCGGACAAGCCTTTGAGCTGTTTCGCCCGCGTGAGGGCAACTTTTACCTCAGCGTGATTCAATCACTGCTGGAGATTTTGACGAACTAA
- a CDS encoding pyridoxine 5'-phosphate synthase, with protein MPTLGVNIDHIATIRQARRTVEPDPVAAAVLAELAGADGITVHLREDRRHIQDRDVRLLRQTVRTHLNLEMAATDEMVAIALDIKPDYVTLVPERREEVTTEGGLEIAGQQERMAQVVAQLQNAGIPVSLFIDADPAQIQASTAVGAKFIELHTGRYAEAHGEVSRAKELEVLAEGCRQAIAAGLRVNAGHGLTYWNVYPVACLEGMEELNIGHTIISRAALVGLERAVREMKQAMRGEL; from the coding sequence TTGCCTACGCTTGGCGTTAACATTGACCACATTGCCACGATTCGACAAGCGCGTCGGACGGTGGAGCCAGATCCGGTGGCGGCGGCTGTTTTAGCAGAGTTAGCTGGGGCTGATGGCATTACCGTTCACTTGCGCGAAGATCGACGGCACATTCAAGATCGAGATGTGCGGCTGTTGCGACAGACTGTACGCACTCACTTGAATCTGGAAATGGCGGCAACCGATGAAATGGTGGCGATCGCCCTCGACATCAAGCCCGACTATGTGACCTTAGTTCCGGAACGGCGGGAAGAGGTGACGACGGAGGGTGGCTTGGAGATCGCAGGCCAGCAGGAGCGCATGGCGCAAGTGGTAGCCCAGTTACAAAATGCTGGAATTCCAGTGAGCTTATTCATTGATGCTGATCCTGCTCAAATTCAAGCTTCCACAGCCGTTGGTGCCAAATTTATTGAGTTGCATACAGGCCGCTATGCAGAAGCTCATGGTGAAGTGAGCCGAGCCAAAGAGCTAGAAGTTCTGGCAGAGGGGTGTCGGCAGGCGATCGCCGCAGGGCTGCGGGTGAATGCTGGGCATGGCCTCACTTACTGGAATGTTTATCCAGTAGCTTGCTTAGAAGGCATGGAAGAACTCAACATTGGGCACACCATCATCAGCCGAGCTGCACTCGTGGGGTTAGAGCGAGCCGTGCGGGAGATGAAGCAGGCCATGCGCGGAGAGCTATAG